The nucleotide sequence AACACGAACAGGTGCCCCCCACCATCAACAGCTCGGTGTCGGCGCTGCGCTTCTTCTTCACGGTGACGCTCGACCGGCCGGATCTGTCCCGACGCCTCGTCCTGGTTCGTCATCCCCGCAAGCTTCCAGACGTGCTGAGCGTCGAGGAGGTCGGGCGACTGCTCGATGCGGCGCCGGGTCCCAAGTACAAGGCGGCGCTGGGAACCGCCTATGGTGCCGGGCTCCGGGTCTCGGAAGTCGCCGCCCTCAAGGTCGACGACATCGACAGCACCCGCATGCTGATCCGGGTGGAACAGGGCAAGGGGCGCAAGGACCGCAACGCGATGCTGTCGCCGCAACTGCTGGAGTTGCTTCGTCTCTGGTGGCGCGAGGGCAAGCGGCGGAACGTCATGCCGCCCCATGGCTGGCTGTTTCCCGGTCGCAGCGTTGCCGAGCCGGTCTCGACCCGCCAGATCAATCGCGCCGTCCATGAGGCGGCGGAAGCGGCCGGCATCAGGAAGCGGGTGACGCCCCACACGCTGCGCCACAGCTTCGCCACACATCTTCTGGAGCAGGATGTCGACATCCGCGTCATCCAAGTGCTGCTGGGGCATTCCAAGCTCGACACGACAGCCCTTTATGCCCGTGTCGCGACGAAGACGATCCGTTCGGTGACCAGTCCGCTCGAGCATCTCAAACTGCTGATGGAAGGCAAGAGCCCGGGCGACTGAGCGGGCGGTGCGCCCGATACCGGAGGTCGCCGACATCTTCCGCGTGGCCGGGCCGGCTTGGCGGGTGACACATGCCGGGCATATCAGTCTGGCCCAGTTGAAGGTGATGTCGGCGATCGAGACCTGCCGCACCGCCGCCCTCGGCGGTCACGTCGAAGGCTGCGAGGACTGCGGCCATTTCCGCATCGCCTATAACAGCTGCCGCAACCGGCACTGTCCCAAGTGCCAGGGCGCCGCGGCGCGCGGGTGGCTGGCCGCCCGCCAGGCCGACCTGTTGCCGGTCGGCTATTTCCATGTCGTCTTCACCGTCCCCGCCGAGGTCGCCGACATCGCCTTCCACAACAAGGCGGTGATCTACGACCTGCTGTTCCGGACCGCGTCGGAGACCATGCTCACGATCGCCGCCGACCCGCGTCATCTCGGCACGCGCATCGGCATCACGGCTGTCCTCCACACCTGGGGCTCAGCGATGACCCATCATCCGCACATTCACATGGTCGTGCCGGGCGGCGGCATCTCGCTCGATGGCGCGCGGTGGGTCTCCTCGCGCGCCGCTTTCCTGCTGCCGGTTCGTGTCCTTGCGAAGCTGTTCCGTCGTCTCTTTCTGACCCGACTGATCACCCTTCACGCCGCGGGCCGGCTTCACTTCTTCGGTGACCATAGCGCGTTAACCGAACGACGGTCCTTCCTGCGCACCCTGGCGCCGCTGCGGAGGAAGAAGTGGGTGGTCTATGCCAAGCCGCCCTTTGCCGGACCCGAGGCGGTCCTCGCCTATCTGTCGCGCTACACCCACCGGGTCGCCATCTCGAACCGACGGCTCATCTCGTTCGACGGCACCGCCGTCACCTTCCGCTACAAGGACTACCGCCGCGACGGCGCCGAACGCCAACGCACCATGACGCTCGCCGCCGACGAGTTCATCCGGCGCTTCCTGCTCCACGTCCTGCCGAAGGGCTTCCACCGCATCCGCCATTACGGCCTGCTCGCCGGCGCCGGACGCAAAAGCAATCTCACGCGCGCCAGGGAATTGCTTGCCGCTCCGGCGCCGAGCGAGACGGAAGAGCTCGCCCCAGAGCCGTATTCACCGCCGCCTTGCCCTTGTTGCGGCGGACGCATGGTCGTCATCGAGATCTTCCAGCGCGACGCCCAGCCCCGCGCACCACCATTCCCGCCCCAACCATCCGGGAGGACACCATCGTGACCCGGCACGGCCAGAACCCCACTCAGCTCGAAGCCAGGCCGCTCCGGCTCATCCTCGGCTGCACCCGCATGCCCCATTCCAGGCCCCCGGATCGGCGGGGCCCACTCCCCAGCGCCGATACGCCATGCCAACATCGAGCCGAGGACGACCCTGCGGTCCCCTGCCAGTCGACCATCGCCAGGCCACCGCCATGCCCGTCACCTGATCGCGACGGCTCCGAAATCCTCAAATCCCCATAGTCCACGCTTCGTGTCCCGCGGGTTCATACATGGGCGGTTTCCGTACGCCGGCCCCATCTCAAGCCGCGCGGCCTGTGTTGGCCGGCATCCGGAAACCTTCACCAACTCTGTCATTTACGGGACACGGGACTACGCCAGAAAGCGGTCATCCGTCGACATCCACTTCCGCCGACAGAAGCACCACTGACGAGGCAGATGCTCTCTTGTGTATTATAACGTCCACAAGCGCCCTGGCGATCGAGCGCGCTTGCCACATCAATGGAACGGCCATGGACAAGAAATTGCTGCATGCTCGGCATCTCTGCCTGGATCAGGCCCAAGGCTTCATTGATGCAGCCGAACGTCTCGAGGGTGGAGGTTGGCCCCACATTGTCTATCACCTGAGCCTGCTGGCGCTCGAGGAGGTCGGCAAGGCAAGCATGCTTGGCGCGCGTATGATTAATCATACGCACCTAGACGGCGGCTGGATCGACCGCTCTCTCGACAGCCATCGTCACAAACTGCAATGGGCGGTCTGGTCTCCGCTGGTCCGCATCGATCCGGCCGATTTCGAGACGGCGCGCCGGTTCGCCGAGAATGCACACGCGTTGCGGTTGGCATCTCTGTACGTGGATGCGAAGGCCGACCCGACCGCCCCCCCTCCTAGTGAACAGGTACGTCCTGAGGAAGCTCAGCAGGCGCTGTCTATGGCCCGTGAGCGCCTTGAATATGAGCGGGAAGACGGAATTCCGAGTGGTGAGATCGACGATCTCACCGAATGGTTTCTCGACACGATGGCGGATCCCGATCAGTCGCGCCTGCTGCTAAGCGAACCTTTCACAAGACAATTCGAAGCGATGGGAGGCGATACGCGCGCGTGGGTTGGCTGGGCACGCGAAGAAGTGGCACGAATCGATCGAGAAGACCGCCAGACATTGGAAGTCGAGCTTGCGCGGCCAGCGGCACCGGAGGGTTCAGCCAAGCCACGTTGGAGGGCGAACGCAGTTGTTTACACGCCGTCGCACTCCCTTAGGCCGAAGGTGCTGGGGCATTGGAATGATCAGCTCCAGTCGGTCCAGCTCCTCTGGACGGGCAAGAAGGATCAGTTCGTGCTCCAACTGACGGTGCACGACAATGAGCCGTTGGGTTCAATGGCGGGCAGGATAGTTAGCCTCACCAAGCTGGTCGTTGCTTGCCTCAATATTGGCAGCATCGGCTATTTCTGGTTCGAACGAGCAGGCTTCGAGCGGAAGATGTTCAAGGAGATTCGCGACCTTGAACTGAACCGCCTCATAGAGATCGGCAGAGGTGAGAGCTTCTGGGGAGACGGT is from Shumkonia mesophila and encodes:
- a CDS encoding tyrosine-type recombinase/integrase yields the protein MPPTINSSVSALRFFFTVTLDRPDLSRRLVLVRHPRKLPDVLSVEEVGRLLDAAPGPKYKAALGTAYGAGLRVSEVAALKVDDIDSTRMLIRVEQGKGRKDRNAMLSPQLLELLRLWWREGKRRNVMPPHGWLFPGRSVAEPVSTRQINRAVHEAAEAAGIRKRVTPHTLRHSFATHLLEQDVDIRVIQVLLGHSKLDTTALYARVATKTIRSVTSPLEHLKLLMEGKSPGD
- a CDS encoding IS91 family transposase; this translates as MRPIPEVADIFRVAGPAWRVTHAGHISLAQLKVMSAIETCRTAALGGHVEGCEDCGHFRIAYNSCRNRHCPKCQGAAARGWLAARQADLLPVGYFHVVFTVPAEVADIAFHNKAVIYDLLFRTASETMLTIAADPRHLGTRIGITAVLHTWGSAMTHHPHIHMVVPGGGISLDGARWVSSRAAFLLPVRVLAKLFRRLFLTRLITLHAAGRLHFFGDHSALTERRSFLRTLAPLRRKKWVVYAKPPFAGPEAVLAYLSRYTHRVAISNRRLISFDGTAVTFRYKDYRRDGAERQRTMTLAADEFIRRFLLHVLPKGFHRIRHYGLLAGAGRKSNLTRARELLAAPAPSETEELAPEPYSPPPCPCCGGRMVVIEIFQRDAQPRAPPFPPQPSGRTPS
- a CDS encoding AbiV family abortive infection protein, translated to MDKKLLHARHLCLDQAQGFIDAAERLEGGGWPHIVYHLSLLALEEVGKASMLGARMINHTHLDGGWIDRSLDSHRHKLQWAVWSPLVRIDPADFETARRFAENAHALRLASLYVDAKADPTAPPPSEQVRPEEAQQALSMARERLEYEREDGIPSGEIDDLTEWFLDTMADPDQSRLLLSEPFTRQFEAMGGDTRAWVGWAREEVARIDREDRQTLEVELARPAAPEGSAKPRWRANAVVYTPSHSLRPKVLGHWNDQLQSVQLLWTGKKDQFVLQLTVHDNEPLGSMAGRIVSLTKLVVACLNIGSIGYFWFERAGFERKMFKEIRDLELNRLIEIGRGESFWGDGRAVALTDEHIDHAIRCMMAFAPLPEAEAEPIFKPYFDGLALIAKSDIFYSFDQVARRAFTACLAGALRHYGGWSGKRDEFEASFHEGFKTFMPDHEHRRQTFRVLTPEGDTTETPLVNLRSAKQAADLYLMHTAGRTRRTILDREA